One Schistocerca cancellata isolate TAMUIC-IGC-003103 chromosome 1, iqSchCanc2.1, whole genome shotgun sequence genomic region harbors:
- the LOC126177080 gene encoding zinc finger HIT domain-containing protein 3-like, whose amino-acid sequence MTIVCNVCELGKSKYKCLDCLISYCSLDCRKNHKSLTTYDVALEKLQALPESDELKDVLKYHELKEMLIATDKFKHPSQAILAAMIERMFVEFADICLKIVEPPTERKIYLYTRNVFSPRNSCMHCIKFFP is encoded by the exons ATGACAATTGTTTGCAACGTATGCGAGCTTGGAAAATCGAAATATAAGTGTCTGGATTGTCTGATTTCTTATTGTTCTCTTGACTGCAGGAAGAATCACAAATCTTTAACAACAT ATGATGTTGCTTTGGAGAAGTTACAAGCATTACCGGAGTCAGATGAACTTAAAGATGTTTTAAAATACCACGAATTGAAAGAGATGTTAATAGCAACTGATAAATTTAAACATCCTTCACAAGCAATTCTGGCAGCAATGATCGAACGTATGTTTGTCGAATTTGCTGACATTTGCCTGAAAATTGTTGAGCCTCCAACAGAAAGAAAAATCTATTTGTATACTCGGAATGTCTTTTCTCCACGTAACAGTTGTATGCACTGCATTAAGTTCTTTCCTTGA